From the Nerophis ophidion isolate RoL-2023_Sa linkage group LG18, RoL_Noph_v1.0, whole genome shotgun sequence genome, one window contains:
- the LOC133536804 gene encoding odorant receptor 131-2-like, with translation MQPHNLSLSTTSHGSLSVIIKVCAVTPFFCVFLCCIIVMLYIFASHRHFLEKSRYTLFACMLVNDTLQLFFSVLLFLLSMGRVTLAVVYCAPLLFVSLVTFQNTPLILAAMSLERYVAIVYPLHRPAMWRSDRLWVMVLSLLILSCIFPIAMFSIRQPDPAEDILTTLHLCKNFDINSSPTQTILKVGVHVSFFSLVAVIVLFTYVRILLETRKMRQDRASVGRAMHTVMLHAFQLLLCMLAFLYPITVNFIQLHDHWSKQDVAFFNYFCFMVIPRFLSPLIYGFRDQSLRGYIRKTFNCCFQKANLQVRT, from the coding sequence ATGCAGCCTCACAACCTGTCGCTCAGCACCACCTCCCACGGCAGCCTCTCCGTCATCATCAAGGTGTGCGCGGTCACCCCTTTCTTCTGCGTCTTCCTGTGCTGCATCATCGTCATGCTCTACATCTTCGCCTCCCACCGCCACTTCCTGGAGAAGTCCCGCTACACCCTCTTCGCCTGCATGCTCGTCAACGACACGCTACAGCTGTTCTTCTCCGTGCTGCTCTTTCTCCTCTCTATGGGCCGGGTGACGCTGGCCGTGGTGTACTGCGCCCCCTTGCTGTTTGTCTCCCTCGTCACCTTCCAGAACACGCCCCTGATCCTGGCCGCCATGTCTTTAGAGCGCTACGTGGCCATCGTTTATCCCCTGCACCGGCCAGCCATGTGGCGCTCGGACCGACTCTGGGTGATGGTCCTGTCCCTTTTAATCTTAAGCTGCATCTTCCCCATCGCTATGTTCTCAATACGGCAGCCCGACCCCGCCGAGGACATCCTCACCACGCTGCATTTGTGCAAAAACTTCGATATTAACTCCTCCCCGACGCAGACCATCCTCAAGGTCGGCGTCCACGTGTCTTTCTTCTCCTTGGTGGCCGTCATCGTCCTCTTCACCTACGTGCGAATCCTGCTGGAGACCAGAAAGATGAGGCAGGACCGGGCCTCTGTGGGCCGTGCCATGCACACGGTGATGCTGCACGCCTTCCAGCTGCTGCTCTGCATGCTGGCCTTCTTGTATCCCATCACCGTGAACTTTATCCAGCTGCACGATCACTGGTCCAAACAGGACGTGGCCTTTTTTAACTACTTCTGCTTCATGGTAATCCCCCGCTTTCTCAGCCCACTCATTTACGGTTTCCGCGATCAGAGCCTACGAGGCTACATCAGGAAGACCTTTAATTGCTGCTTTCAGAAGGCAAACCTCCAGGTCCGGACCTGA